In the genome of Chlamydia trachomatis A/HAR-13, one region contains:
- a CDS encoding MBL fold metallo-hydrolase has product MEETSSSGKIVFLGTGDSEGIPVPFCSCEVCSQGRICRLRSSVWVQSQGKNFIIDTGPDLRTQLLRYRVPRLDGVFLTHPHYDHIGGIDDLRSWYITHLESVPIILSSFTYDYLCKTKEHLVQKETPNNSLAASLRYTILNEKCGEQEFLGIPFTYVSYFQKNCQVTGYRFGDLAYLTDMSHYDEQIVDYLQGVNTIIVSASLGVLPKAFGSRTPSHLTLEQADLLMEKVGASRLVITHVSHYLHKVLEKDVTRECAYDGMELLWT; this is encoded by the coding sequence ATGGAAGAAACATCTTCTTCGGGGAAGATTGTTTTTTTAGGCACAGGAGATTCGGAAGGAATCCCTGTGCCCTTCTGTTCTTGTGAGGTATGTTCGCAAGGCAGAATATGTCGTCTACGTTCCTCCGTGTGGGTTCAGAGTCAGGGAAAAAACTTTATCATTGATACAGGTCCAGATCTTAGAACACAGCTATTGCGATACCGTGTTCCTCGTTTGGATGGTGTATTTCTTACTCATCCTCATTATGATCATATTGGAGGGATCGATGATCTCCGTTCTTGGTATATCACGCATCTAGAATCAGTTCCGATTATTCTTTCATCATTTACATATGACTATCTATGTAAAACTAAGGAGCATCTTGTTCAGAAAGAGACTCCTAATAACAGTTTAGCGGCTTCTTTGCGCTATACTATTTTAAATGAGAAATGCGGAGAACAAGAGTTCTTAGGTATTCCGTTTACATACGTTTCCTATTTTCAAAAGAATTGTCAGGTAACGGGCTATCGTTTTGGGGATTTAGCTTATTTAACGGATATGTCTCATTACGATGAGCAGATTGTAGATTATCTACAAGGAGTGAACACGATCATTGTGTCAGCTTCCCTAGGAGTTTTGCCTAAAGCTTTTGGATCACGGACGCCTTCGCATTTAACCTTAGAACAAGCGGATCTTCTAATGGAAAAGGTGGGAGCTTCTCGTCTAGTGATTACGCATGTGAGTCACTATCTTCACAAAGTTTTGGAAAAGGATGTTACACGAGAGTGTGCATACGATGGCATGGAGCTTTTATGGACATAA
- the artJ gene encoding arginine ABC transporter substrate-binding protein ArtJ → MCIKRKKTWIAFLAVVCSFCLTGCLKEGGDSNSEKFIVGTNATYPPFEFVDKRGEVVGFDIDLAREISNKLGKTLDVREFSFDALILNLKQHRIDAVITGMSITPSRLKEILMIPYYGEEIKHLVLVFKGENKHPLPLTQYRSVAVQTGTYQEAYLQFLSEVHIRSFDSTLEVLMEVMHGKSPVAVLEPSIAQVVLKDFPALSTATIDLPEDQWVLGYGIGVASDRPALALEIEAAVQEIRKEGVLAELEQKWGLNN, encoded by the coding sequence ATGTGCATAAAAAGAAAAAAAACATGGATAGCTTTTTTAGCAGTTGTCTGTAGTTTTTGTTTGACGGGTTGTTTAAAAGAAGGGGGAGACTCCAATAGTGAAAAATTTATTGTAGGGACTAATGCAACCTACCCTCCTTTTGAGTTTGTTGATAAGCGAGGAGAGGTTGTAGGCTTCGATATAGACTTGGCTAGAGAGATTAGTAACAAGCTGGGGAAAACGCTGGACGTTCGGGAGTTTTCCTTTGATGCACTCATTCTAAACCTAAAACAGCATCGGATTGATGCGGTCATAACAGGGATGTCCATTACTCCTTCTAGATTGAAGGAAATTCTTATGATTCCCTACTATGGGGAGGAAATAAAACACTTGGTTTTAGTGTTTAAAGGAGAGAATAAGCATCCATTGCCACTCACTCAATATCGTTCTGTAGCTGTTCAAACAGGAACCTATCAAGAGGCCTATTTACAGTTTCTTTCTGAAGTTCATATTCGCTCTTTTGATAGCACTCTAGAAGTACTCATGGAAGTCATGCATGGTAAATCTCCCGTCGCTGTTTTAGAGCCATCTATCGCTCAAGTTGTCTTGAAAGATTTCCCGGCTCTTTCTACAGCAACCATAGATCTTCCTGAAGATCAGTGGGTTTTAGGATACGGGATTGGCGTTGCTTCAGATCGACCAGCTTTAGCCTTGGAAATCGAGGCAGCTGTGCAAGAGATCCGAAAAGAAGGAGTGCTAGCAGAGTTGGAACAGAAGTGGGGTTTGAACAACTAA
- the aroF gene encoding 3-deoxy-7-phosphoheptulonate synthase has translation MGKKRVPLPHVFNSNRSPVIRLSETVSIGGGTPIIIAGPCTLESQEHAITLGLQVKSAGAHIFRGSIRKPRTNPHSFQGWPPDHVVWHSRAKAVHGLLTETEVLDVRDVEITAEHVDLLRVGARNMQNFVLLDEVGQSHRPVILKRNPSATISEWLSAAEYLLQHASCPGVILCERGIRTFETTTRYTLDLNTVAWIKKETSLPVIVDPSHASGRRDLVLPLARAAIALGADGLMIEVHEHPELALCDGSQHILPCELEELGLWVQEVGSLETGAVFV, from the coding sequence ATGGGAAAAAAACGGGTCCCGCTACCTCATGTATTTAATTCGAATAGGAGTCCCGTTATTCGTTTATCCGAAACCGTGTCTATAGGTGGAGGGACTCCTATCATTATTGCTGGTCCATGTACCTTGGAAAGCCAAGAACATGCAATTACTTTAGGGCTACAGGTTAAAAGTGCTGGAGCGCATATTTTTCGAGGGTCTATTCGTAAGCCAAGAACGAACCCGCATTCTTTTCAAGGTTGGCCTCCCGATCACGTAGTGTGGCATAGCCGAGCAAAAGCTGTTCATGGATTATTGACGGAGACAGAAGTTTTAGATGTTCGTGATGTGGAAATTACAGCAGAGCATGTAGATCTTTTACGAGTAGGGGCTCGCAATATGCAAAATTTTGTCTTGCTAGATGAAGTAGGACAAAGTCATCGTCCGGTTATTTTAAAAAGAAATCCTTCAGCTACAATTTCAGAATGGTTGTCTGCTGCAGAATATTTGTTACAGCATGCTAGTTGTCCTGGAGTTATTCTTTGTGAGAGAGGGATTCGTACTTTTGAAACAACTACTCGATATACATTGGATCTGAATACTGTCGCATGGATTAAGAAGGAAACTTCTTTACCTGTGATCGTGGATCCTTCTCACGCATCAGGAAGACGAGATTTAGTGTTACCATTAGCTCGTGCTGCAATAGCTTTAGGAGCAGATGGACTGATGATTGAAGTCCATGAGCATCCTGAACTAGCTTTATGTGATGGATCACAACATATTCTTCCTTGTGAACTCGAAGAGTTAGGGCTTTGGGTTCAAGAGGTTGGCTCCTTAGAAACAGGAGCAGTTTTTGTATAG
- a CDS encoding HEAT repeat domain-containing protein translates to MCCVDGSNSIQQRMRFCEYRTAAQEAKTSLSSDCSLLEARLALRALAKHHEYSAWREAFLRSQERFPSLEADRDIHEDLAASLLQKNIRHSSLTVRVITILAVGMARDYRLVPIVLQALSDDSDTVREIAVQVAVMYGSSCLLRAVGDLAKNDSSIQVRITAYRAAAVLEIQDLVPHLRVVVQNTQLDGTERREAWRSLCVLTRPHSGVLTGIDQALMTCEMLKEYPEKCTEEQIRTLLAADHPEVQVATLQIILRGGRVFRSSSIMESVQKLACNSLSARVQMQAAAILYLEGDPFGEDKLTEGLSATSSILCEAASEAVCSLGIHGVHLAGRFLSKVQGMRSRVNLAFALLVSREKVEEAGDVVASFMHRIEPCRAIEQFLCEDQKIFVASSPLQVEIMKRDLAKKIIRLLVAAQYSKAKMVVAQYLAGQQVGWSFCSEVFWEEGDSEDFVEPLQEESFAFALEKALSFLQREGGEAGLHAVISLYPHSRWQDKLTILEAIAYSENRIATCFLRERCLQEAASLQSAAAGAVFALFK, encoded by the coding sequence ATGTGTTGTGTGGATGGATCTAATTCTATCCAACAACGAATGCGTTTTTGTGAGTATCGTACCGCAGCGCAAGAGGCTAAGACCTCATTATCTTCCGATTGTTCCTTACTAGAAGCTCGCTTGGCTCTACGAGCCTTAGCCAAACATCATGAATATTCTGCTTGGAGAGAGGCCTTCCTCCGTTCTCAAGAACGCTTTCCTTCATTGGAAGCAGATCGTGATATTCATGAGGATCTTGCAGCTTCTCTTCTACAAAAAAATATTAGACATTCTTCACTTACTGTTCGAGTAATTACTATTTTAGCTGTAGGGATGGCGAGAGACTATCGGTTAGTGCCTATTGTTTTGCAGGCTTTGTCTGATGATAGCGATACCGTACGTGAGATTGCTGTACAAGTAGCTGTTATGTATGGTTCTAGTTGCTTACTGCGCGCCGTGGGCGATTTAGCGAAAAATGATTCTTCTATTCAAGTACGCATCACTGCTTATCGTGCTGCAGCCGTGTTGGAGATACAAGATCTTGTGCCTCATTTACGAGTTGTAGTCCAAAATACACAATTAGATGGAACGGAAAGAAGAGAAGCTTGGAGATCTTTATGTGTTCTTACTCGGCCTCATAGTGGTGTATTAACTGGCATAGATCAAGCTTTAATGACCTGTGAGATGTTAAAGGAATATCCTGAAAAGTGTACGGAAGAACAGATTCGTACATTATTGGCTGCAGATCATCCAGAAGTGCAGGTAGCTACTTTACAGATCATTCTGAGAGGAGGTAGAGTATTCCGGTCATCTTCTATAATGGAATCGGTTCAAAAGTTAGCTTGTAATTCACTTTCTGCTCGTGTTCAGATGCAAGCTGCAGCCATTCTCTATTTAGAAGGAGATCCTTTCGGAGAAGATAAGCTTACAGAAGGTTTATCAGCTACTTCCAGCATCCTTTGTGAAGCTGCCTCAGAAGCGGTCTGCTCATTAGGGATTCATGGAGTTCATTTAGCTGGACGTTTTTTATCAAAAGTACAAGGAATGCGTTCTCGAGTGAATCTTGCTTTCGCGCTTTTGGTAAGTCGAGAGAAGGTAGAAGAAGCTGGAGATGTTGTTGCTTCTTTTATGCATAGAATAGAGCCCTGTCGAGCTATTGAACAGTTTTTATGTGAAGATCAGAAGATTTTTGTAGCTTCATCTCCTCTGCAGGTAGAAATCATGAAAAGGGATTTGGCGAAGAAGATCATTCGTTTATTAGTTGCAGCTCAGTACAGCAAAGCAAAAATGGTTGTCGCTCAGTATTTAGCAGGGCAGCAGGTGGGATGGAGTTTCTGTTCTGAAGTTTTTTGGGAAGAAGGGGATAGCGAGGATTTTGTTGAACCATTACAAGAAGAGAGTTTTGCGTTTGCCTTAGAGAAAGCTCTTTCTTTTTTGCAACGCGAAGGAGGAGAAGCTGGGTTGCATGCAGTGATCAGTTTATATCCACATAGTCGCTGGCAAGACAAGTTGACTATCTTGGAAGCAATTGCTTATTCAGAAAATAGAATCGCTACATGTTTTTTAAGAGAGCGTTGTCTGCAGGAAGCGGCCTCTTTACAATCGGCAGCTGCAGGAGCTGTATTCGCCTTATTCAAATAG
- a CDS encoding HIT domain-containing protein has product MTTIFERIIEGAVECDKVFEDENFIVIKDKFPQAPVHLLIIPKKHIEKLQDIQGDDFLLLAEAGKIIQLMARNFGIENGYRVVVNNGLEGGQSVFHLHIHLLGGGLLGSIA; this is encoded by the coding sequence ATGACTACCATTTTTGAACGCATTATAGAAGGAGCTGTGGAATGCGATAAGGTTTTTGAGGATGAAAACTTTATCGTGATTAAAGATAAGTTCCCTCAAGCTCCAGTACATTTGCTCATTATTCCCAAGAAGCATATTGAGAAGTTACAGGATATACAAGGCGACGATTTTCTCTTGCTTGCAGAAGCTGGGAAGATTATTCAGTTGATGGCTCGAAATTTCGGGATAGAAAATGGGTATCGCGTTGTTGTCAACAATGGCTTAGAAGGGGGGCAGAGCGTATTCCACCTACACATTCATCTTCTTGGTGGAGGCTTATTAGGCTCCATAGCATAG
- a CDS encoding MYG1 family protein: MQIPRSVGTHDGSFHADEVTACALLIMFDLVDENKIVRTRDPQKLAQCEYVCDVGGRYSTEHKRFDHHQVSYTGSWSSAGMVLDYLHGLGFLSHDEYEYLNNTLVHGVDEQDNGRFFSKEGFCSFSDIIKIYNPLEEGGNTDKEFFFALRFAIDLLTRLREKFCYDRVCRDIVKQVMEKESVCLRFDRPLAWQENFFSLGGESHPAAFVSFPCSDQWILRGIPPTLDRRMEVRIPFPEEWAGLLGDQLVQATGIPGAIFCHKGLFLSVWDSQESCEEALNLVLKQQRLV; the protein is encoded by the coding sequence ATGCAAATTCCAAGAAGTGTTGGCACACATGATGGTTCTTTTCACGCAGATGAAGTGACGGCTTGCGCTTTATTGATCATGTTTGATCTTGTTGATGAGAACAAAATCGTTCGTACCAGAGATCCCCAAAAGTTGGCGCAATGTGAGTACGTCTGTGATGTAGGAGGCCGCTACTCTACAGAGCATAAGCGTTTCGATCACCACCAAGTTTCTTACACAGGATCTTGGAGTAGCGCAGGGATGGTTCTGGATTATTTGCATGGTCTGGGATTTCTTTCTCACGATGAGTACGAGTATCTGAATAACACGTTAGTACATGGTGTAGATGAGCAAGATAACGGACGTTTCTTTTCTAAAGAAGGCTTCTGTTCTTTCTCTGATATTATCAAAATCTACAATCCTTTGGAAGAAGGAGGAAATACAGACAAAGAATTTTTCTTTGCTTTACGGTTTGCAATCGATTTACTAACTCGTTTGCGAGAGAAGTTCTGTTATGATCGTGTGTGTCGTGATATTGTGAAACAAGTCATGGAAAAGGAAAGTGTTTGTTTGCGATTTGATCGTCCGTTAGCATGGCAGGAGAATTTTTTCTCTTTGGGAGGAGAAAGTCATCCGGCAGCTTTTGTCAGTTTCCCTTGCTCGGATCAATGGATTTTGCGAGGCATTCCACCTACTTTGGATCGCCGGATGGAAGTCCGGATTCCTTTCCCTGAGGAGTGGGCAGGATTGCTTGGAGATCAGTTGGTTCAAGCTACGGGAATTCCTGGTGCTATTTTTTGTCACAAAGGACTATTTCTTTCTGTATGGGATAGTCAAGAGAGTTGTGAAGAAGCACTGAATTTAGTGTTAAAACAGCAGAGATTAGTATGA
- a CDS encoding LOG family protein, with product MTLFHSHHDAVSPDGYLCSSLQLVGTGVYEGEIEIQNIPSYFLGFQLPSHCIHLNLKSSLAQLGIDASLLHCELSKNQHRAHIHAQFTGHGPIAESMLALLQPGDRVAKLFAADDRRLVRSPDYLESMLKNTDKAGHPLLCFGKKLEHLISFDVVDDRLVVSLPTLPGVVRYDSDIYGLLPLIQKSLSNPKLSIRHFLALYQQIVEGQHVPCGNHILLIKTEPLHIRTVFARVVNQLLPQGLSHTSANILEPTTRESGDIFEFFGNPSAQIERIPLEFFTIEPYKEHSYFCNRDLLQTTLQSESEIKKIFETAPKEPVKAATYLSKGSEISSLHTDSWLTGSATAYQYSEQADKNEYTHAQPCYPFLEAMEMGLINSEGALLTRYFPSASLKGMLISYHVRHYLKQIYFQVPSYTHGNYFSHNDRGLLLDLQQADIDVFWADEESGRVLQYTKRRDKNSGMFVIKNRVEEFRSAYFIAIYGSRLLENNFSAQLHTLLAGLQQAAHTLGIPGFSKPTPLAVITGGGTGVMATGNRVAKELGILSCGTVLDLEASPAQIDQPTNEFLDAKMTYRLPQLIERQEHFYADLPILVVGGVGTDFELYLELVYLKTGAKPPTPIFLIGPIEYWKEKVAHAYEINLKAGTIRGSEWISNCLYCITSPEAGIAVFEQFLAGELPIGYDYPPAPDGLVIV from the coding sequence ATGACGCTCTTTCATTCTCATCATGATGCCGTCTCTCCAGACGGCTACCTATGTTCTTCCCTTCAGTTAGTTGGTACTGGCGTATACGAAGGAGAAATCGAGATTCAAAATATCCCCTCTTATTTCCTTGGATTCCAATTACCCTCTCATTGCATACACCTTAATTTAAAGAGCTCTCTAGCTCAATTAGGAATAGATGCCTCCCTTCTTCACTGCGAATTGAGCAAAAATCAACATCGAGCACATATACATGCTCAATTTACCGGTCATGGCCCCATTGCTGAATCTATGCTAGCCCTTCTCCAACCAGGAGATCGTGTAGCAAAACTATTTGCTGCAGACGATCGCAGACTGGTCCGATCTCCAGATTACCTCGAAAGCATGCTGAAAAATACAGATAAAGCTGGCCATCCTTTGCTCTGTTTTGGGAAAAAATTAGAACACTTGATTTCTTTTGATGTGGTAGATGATCGCCTTGTCGTCTCCCTTCCTACCCTGCCGGGAGTTGTTCGTTATGATTCGGATATTTATGGACTCCTTCCTCTTATTCAAAAATCACTCAGTAATCCCAAACTCAGTATTCGTCACTTTTTAGCTCTGTACCAACAGATTGTGGAAGGGCAACATGTCCCTTGCGGAAACCATATTCTTCTGATCAAAACAGAACCGCTGCACATCCGCACTGTATTTGCTCGCGTGGTAAATCAACTCCTCCCTCAAGGTCTCTCCCACACTTCTGCCAATATTTTGGAACCAACCACTCGAGAATCCGGGGATATCTTTGAATTTTTTGGGAACCCTTCTGCACAGATAGAAAGAATTCCTTTAGAATTTTTCACTATCGAACCCTATAAAGAACATTCTTACTTCTGTAATCGGGATTTATTACAAACCACCTTACAATCAGAAAGCGAAATCAAAAAAATATTCGAAACAGCGCCCAAAGAACCTGTCAAAGCTGCCACCTATTTATCAAAAGGCAGTGAAATCTCTTCCCTACACACAGACTCTTGGCTCACAGGATCCGCAACTGCCTATCAATATAGTGAGCAAGCAGATAAAAACGAGTACACTCATGCTCAACCTTGCTATCCTTTCTTAGAAGCAATGGAAATGGGCCTGATCAATAGCGAAGGAGCCTTACTCACTCGTTATTTCCCTTCAGCTAGCTTAAAAGGAATGTTGATTTCCTACCATGTGCGCCACTATCTCAAACAAATCTACTTTCAAGTTCCCTCTTATACACATGGAAACTATTTCTCTCATAATGACAGAGGTTTGCTATTAGATCTGCAGCAAGCAGATATTGATGTTTTCTGGGCAGATGAAGAAAGCGGCCGTGTGTTGCAATATACAAAACGACGCGATAAGAATAGCGGTATGTTCGTGATCAAAAATCGTGTTGAAGAGTTTCGATCAGCTTACTTTATTGCTATTTATGGCTCTCGTCTCCTTGAGAATAATTTCTCTGCTCAGCTCCATACCCTCCTAGCGGGCTTACAGCAAGCAGCACATACTCTTGGCATTCCTGGATTCTCAAAGCCTACCCCACTTGCAGTCATCACCGGAGGCGGCACTGGAGTTATGGCCACAGGAAATCGTGTAGCTAAAGAACTAGGAATCCTATCTTGTGGAACCGTTCTTGATTTAGAAGCTTCTCCAGCACAAATCGACCAACCTACCAATGAATTCTTAGATGCTAAAATGACATACCGCCTACCTCAACTTATAGAAAGGCAAGAACACTTTTATGCAGACCTTCCTATCCTTGTAGTTGGCGGTGTAGGAACCGATTTCGAACTCTACCTAGAACTTGTCTATCTCAAAACAGGAGCTAAACCACCGACTCCCATTTTCCTAATTGGACCTATTGAATACTGGAAAGAAAAAGTGGCCCACGCCTACGAGATCAACCTCAAAGCAGGAACCATCCGTGGATCCGAATGGATCAGCAACTGCCTATATTGTATCACTTCTCCGGAAGCTGGAATTGCCGTATTCGAACAATTCCTAGCTGGAGAACTCCCTATAGGATACGACTATCCTCCAGCTCCAGATGGATTAGTGATCGTCTAA
- a CDS encoding DUF167 domain-containing protein: protein MRFLLKLLSKEKENILLEGFWVLEVRVTTKARENRVVCLEDGILRVRVTEVPEKGKANDAVVALLANFLSIPKSDVTLIAGEASRRKKVLLPRSIKAFLLEQFPSESSSTTGKKS from the coding sequence GTGCGTTTTCTTTTAAAACTCCTGAGTAAGGAGAAGGAGAATATTTTGTTAGAAGGCTTTTGGGTTTTAGAGGTTAGGGTCACTACAAAGGCGCGAGAGAATAGAGTCGTATGTTTGGAAGATGGTATATTAAGAGTTCGGGTAACTGAAGTTCCAGAAAAAGGTAAAGCCAATGATGCTGTTGTGGCATTACTTGCAAATTTTTTATCTATTCCTAAAAGCGATGTTACTTTAATAGCGGGAGAGGCCTCTCGTAGGAAAAAGGTTTTATTGCCTAGATCTATAAAGGCCTTCTTACTTGAGCAATTTCCCTCAGAATCTTCCTCCACTACAGGAAAAAAATCCTAA
- a CDS encoding DUF1207 domain-containing protein has protein sequence MMKPLRFGYFFCAIYFTLLQAAFAKEPNSCPDCQNNWKEVTHTDQLPENIIHADDACYHSGYVQALIDMHFLDSCCQVIVENQTAYLFSLPTDDVTRNAIINLIKDLPFIHSVEICQASYQTCHHQGPHGKTSLPEQRSFCTKVCGKEAIWLPQNTILFSPLVADPRQATNSAGIRFNDEVLGKRVGSATFGGDFIFLRLFDISRFHGDMDIGLQGAVFSVFDLDHPEACMVNSDFFVAALCNFAVNKWSYRFRLWHLSSHLGDEFILANQLPPKKRYNRSDEAVDFFASFRYTPQIRVYGGIGYIISRDLTFPEDPLYFEGGIELRPFGLREDNLHAQPVFAMHFRFWEEHDFSIDQTYIVGMEWSKFQDVGRKVRAVLEYHQGFSHEGQFVREECDYYGFRLSYGF, from the coding sequence ATGATGAAACCTCTACGTTTCGGTTATTTCTTTTGCGCAATCTATTTTACTTTGTTACAGGCAGCGTTTGCTAAAGAACCGAATTCTTGTCCCGACTGCCAGAATAATTGGAAAGAAGTCACCCACACGGATCAACTCCCAGAAAACATCATTCATGCTGATGATGCTTGTTATCACTCTGGTTATGTACAGGCTCTCATTGATATGCATTTCTTAGATAGCTGCTGCCAGGTCATCGTTGAAAACCAAACTGCTTACTTATTTTCTCTTCCTACAGATGATGTTACGCGCAACGCCATTATCAACCTAATTAAAGACCTTCCATTCATTCACTCCGTAGAAATCTGCCAAGCATCCTATCAAACCTGTCATCATCAAGGCCCTCATGGAAAGACTTCTCTTCCAGAACAACGTTCTTTCTGTACAAAGGTCTGTGGAAAAGAAGCTATTTGGTTACCACAGAATACCATCCTATTCTCGCCTCTTGTAGCAGATCCTAGACAAGCAACTAATAGTGCAGGTATCCGTTTTAACGACGAAGTCTTAGGAAAACGTGTTGGCTCTGCTACCTTCGGTGGAGATTTCATCTTCTTACGATTATTTGATATCTCCCGATTCCATGGAGACATGGATATTGGTCTCCAAGGAGCTGTATTCTCTGTTTTCGACCTGGATCATCCAGAAGCTTGCATGGTCAACTCTGACTTTTTTGTCGCCGCTTTGTGCAACTTTGCAGTGAACAAATGGAGCTACCGCTTCAGACTATGGCATCTTTCTTCTCATCTTGGCGACGAATTTATTCTTGCCAACCAGTTACCTCCTAAAAAACGTTATAATCGAAGCGATGAAGCCGTCGATTTCTTTGCTTCTTTTCGTTACACTCCACAGATCCGTGTTTATGGAGGTATTGGGTATATCATTAGTCGAGATTTAACATTCCCTGAAGATCCTCTTTACTTTGAAGGAGGTATCGAACTACGTCCTTTCGGATTACGGGAAGACAACCTTCATGCCCAACCCGTCTTTGCTATGCATTTTCGCTTTTGGGAAGAGCATGACTTTTCTATAGACCAAACTTATATAGTAGGCATGGAGTGGTCCAAATTCCAGGATGTAGGGAGAAAAGTGCGCGCTGTATTGGAATACCACCAAGGTTTCTCCCACGAAGGACAATTTGTCCGAGAAGAATGCGATTATTATGGCTTTCGATTAAGTTATGGCTTCTAG
- a CDS encoding LL-diaminopimelate aminotransferase: MKRNPHFVSLTKNYLFADLQKRVAQFRLENPQHTVINLSIGDTTQPLNASVAEAFASSIARLSSPTTCRGYGPDFGLPALRQKLSEDFYRGFVDAKEIFISDGAKVDLFRLLSFFGPNQTVAIQDPSYPAYLDIARLTGAKEIIALPCLQENAFFPEFPEDTHIDILCLCSPNNPTGTVLNKDQLRAIVHYAIEHEILILFDAAYSTFISDPSLPKSIFEIPDARFCAIEINSFSKPLGFAGIRLGWTVIPQELTYADGHFVIQDWERFLSTTFNGASIPAQEAGVAGLSILPQLEAIHYYRENSDLLRKALLATGFEVFGGEHAPYLWVKPTQANISDRDLFDFFLREYHIAITPGIGFGRSGSGFVRFSSLGKREDILAACERLQMAPALQS, translated from the coding sequence ATGAAAAGAAACCCTCACTTCGTATCATTAACAAAAAATTATTTATTCGCAGATTTACAGAAGAGAGTTGCCCAATTTCGTTTAGAAAATCCCCAACATACAGTTATTAATTTATCTATTGGAGATACCACCCAACCACTAAATGCTAGTGTCGCTGAGGCTTTTGCCAGCTCTATTGCCCGTTTGAGCTCTCCTACAACCTGTCGCGGATATGGACCAGACTTTGGACTACCTGCATTAAGACAAAAATTATCGGAAGATTTCTATCGCGGCTTTGTTGATGCAAAAGAAATTTTCATTTCGGATGGAGCAAAAGTAGATCTCTTCCGTTTACTATCCTTTTTTGGTCCCAATCAAACAGTGGCTATTCAGGATCCTTCTTATCCTGCATATCTCGATATCGCTCGCTTAACAGGGGCAAAGGAAATTATCGCTCTCCCTTGCTTGCAAGAAAATGCATTCTTCCCAGAATTTCCAGAGGACACTCACATCGATATTTTATGTCTATGTTCTCCTAATAACCCAACAGGGACTGTTTTAAATAAAGACCAACTACGTGCGATCGTTCATTATGCAATAGAACACGAGATTCTCATTTTATTTGATGCAGCTTATAGCACCTTCATTTCCGATCCTTCTCTCCCTAAAAGTATATTTGAAATTCCTGATGCACGGTTTTGTGCAATAGAAATCAATTCGTTCTCCAAACCTCTAGGATTTGCAGGCATTCGTTTAGGTTGGACCGTCATCCCTCAAGAATTGACTTATGCAGACGGCCATTTTGTGATTCAAGACTGGGAACGCTTCCTTTCAACCACTTTTAATGGGGCTTCTATCCCCGCTCAAGAAGCTGGCGTTGCAGGATTGTCCATTCTCCCTCAACTTGAAGCGATCCACTATTATCGAGAAAATAGCGACCTACTCAGAAAAGCGCTATTGGCAACTGGATTTGAAGTATTCGGTGGGGAACACGCCCCTTATCTATGGGTCAAACCCACTCAAGCGAACATCTCTGATAGAGATCTTTTTGACTTTTTCTTACGAGAGTACCATATCGCAATTACGCCCGGAATTGGATTTGGCCGTAGTGGTTCGGGATTTGTACGCTTCTCTTCCTTAGGGAAACGTGAAGACATATTAGCAGCCTGCGAACGTTTACAAATGGCTCCTGCTCTGCAATCATAA